The proteins below come from a single Mesobacillus jeotgali genomic window:
- a CDS encoding C40 family peptidase, protein MKKFISKLILAALILSMIPFQTAMAATQQEQVVEIAHKYIGVPYLYGGTTPSGFDCSGYIGYVYDQVGVDMPRISADQYNVGKAVSKSELQPGDLVFFEKTYNKAGITHSGIYIGDNQFLSATTSKGIKIDSLDSSYWGPKFYGAKRVLEEVNLQPGEYQDVPQDHLAYEAVRTLSNQNVIKGIDNTTFQPEQPVTRGQAAAIINRVLKLKPASLDGFKDVSPNYQFAADIAAIKEAGVISGFADGTFRPNNNMTKAEMAKIVQRAFKLSNHGIQAASAPYSDVAPGYWAYDAILTMHKIDTTTIFSGSTYGSSLKATRATFAASIYNSINAR, encoded by the coding sequence ATGAAGAAGTTCATATCCAAGCTAATCTTGGCAGCGCTAATACTATCGATGATCCCATTCCAAACAGCCATGGCAGCAACACAACAAGAACAAGTGGTAGAAATCGCACACAAATATATAGGAGTTCCATATCTTTATGGTGGAACAACGCCAAGCGGATTCGATTGCTCTGGATATATCGGTTATGTTTACGACCAAGTAGGCGTGGATATGCCAAGGATTTCTGCTGATCAATATAACGTCGGGAAAGCAGTTTCCAAATCAGAACTTCAACCAGGCGATCTAGTATTCTTCGAAAAAACATATAATAAAGCGGGAATTACCCATTCCGGGATATACATAGGCGACAATCAATTCCTAAGTGCAACGACAAGCAAGGGTATAAAAATAGACTCACTTGACAGCTCCTATTGGGGACCAAAATTCTATGGAGCAAAAAGAGTTTTGGAAGAAGTAAACCTTCAGCCAGGGGAATATCAGGATGTACCGCAGGATCATCTGGCATATGAAGCTGTACGTACGTTAAGCAACCAAAACGTCATTAAAGGCATTGACAATACGACTTTCCAGCCGGAACAGCCGGTAACAAGAGGACAAGCTGCAGCCATCATCAATCGTGTGCTAAAGCTGAAGCCTGCATCCCTTGACGGATTCAAGGATGTCTCGCCTAACTACCAATTCGCAGCTGATATCGCTGCAATCAAGGAAGCTGGAGTCATTAGCGGGTTTGCTGATGGAACATTCCGTCCAAACAACAATATGACAAAAGCAGAAATGGCAAAAATCGTCCAAAGAGCATTCAAGCTAAGCAACCATGGTATTCAAGCAGCAAGCGCACCGTATTCAGACGTTGCACCTGGCTATTGGGCATATGATGCAATTTTGACAATGCATAAAATCGACACAACGACAATCTTTAGCGGCAGCACATACGGCTCATCACTGAAAGCAACTCGTGCGACATTTGCCGCATCAATCTATAATTCTATCAACGCAAGATAA
- a CDS encoding S8 family serine peptidase: MKNWIASLLTLVLITSAAVPSFASTIDLQAEPERYIVFFNDEMALEMIEENGGELVQSYASIKAATVVMELAKLEELLSLGKITGFQKENKFESSAQTTPWGHTNISLTAKVPSTLTGAGVKVAIVDTGVDSSHPDLSVKEGVCTLDDSISVNACSKSYLDENGHGTHVAGIIAAKNNDIGIVGVAPGAEIYAVKALDGNGDGTTSTIMAGIDWAIRKGVHIINMSLTTPYPDMGIKAMVDKANANGIMVIAAAGNEGTFSGSEENVEYPAKFPSVIAVASTKSDNRRSSSSATGQEIELSAPGEMIYSTIPTSLVKSGYGSMSGTSMAAPFVAGMAALYKEKFPGYTNDQIRSLLQKNAKDLGMAGRDRLYGFGLVQTDKVPVDQSQAPITFTTGGKGSLKLNMQPVLEKYQAYSVYRDGRLIANKATSASFEDYGKSGSIKYTIYPWLNGTMLRDKVNETIVSISSPVIPDLDNSVWYSRNMMYLYSVNILKGDAFNQLHPANNVTRAEAIAMLGRALGLNGTQRATRFSDVPSSSFASGFIQSAYEQGIISGRADKTFRPNEYVSRAEMAIMLSKAYKLPNAPTGSFSDVPAGMAGYQQIYNLAAAKITTGYTDGTFKPNEKMQRSTYSVFLSKANNPALK; encoded by the coding sequence ATGAAAAACTGGATTGCTTCACTGTTAACTTTAGTATTAATCACCTCGGCAGCTGTCCCATCTTTTGCTTCCACTATCGACCTGCAAGCTGAGCCGGAACGTTACATAGTATTCTTTAATGACGAAATGGCCCTTGAAATGATTGAGGAAAATGGCGGGGAACTCGTTCAGTCTTATGCTTCAATTAAGGCGGCCACAGTAGTGATGGAACTAGCAAAGCTTGAGGAGCTACTTTCTCTTGGTAAGATTACCGGCTTTCAAAAAGAGAATAAGTTTGAATCAAGCGCACAAACCACCCCCTGGGGACACACGAATATCAGTCTTACTGCCAAAGTGCCATCTACTTTAACGGGGGCAGGGGTAAAAGTGGCCATTGTTGATACTGGAGTAGACTCCAGCCATCCCGACCTGTCTGTTAAAGAGGGAGTCTGTACGCTGGATGACTCTATCAGTGTGAATGCATGCAGTAAATCATACCTTGATGAAAATGGACATGGCACACATGTAGCGGGGATCATTGCTGCGAAAAACAATGATATTGGCATAGTCGGTGTCGCTCCTGGTGCGGAGATTTATGCAGTAAAAGCACTTGATGGCAATGGTGACGGCACAACCTCCACGATCATGGCCGGCATCGATTGGGCCATTCGCAAGGGTGTTCATATTATCAACATGAGTTTGACGACACCATATCCTGACATGGGAATTAAGGCGATGGTGGACAAGGCCAATGCAAATGGAATCATGGTCATCGCTGCGGCAGGGAATGAAGGGACTTTTTCAGGAAGTGAAGAAAACGTCGAGTATCCTGCGAAATTCCCTAGCGTTATCGCAGTAGCGTCAACTAAGTCAGATAATCGAAGATCATCTTCATCAGCAACAGGCCAGGAAATCGAGCTGTCGGCTCCAGGAGAAATGATTTACTCCACCATCCCAACAAGCCTTGTGAAATCAGGGTATGGTTCCATGAGCGGAACTTCGATGGCAGCTCCATTCGTTGCCGGTATGGCCGCGCTCTATAAAGAAAAATTTCCAGGCTATACGAATGATCAAATTCGTTCTCTTTTACAAAAAAACGCGAAGGATCTGGGCATGGCGGGAAGAGATCGTTTATATGGTTTCGGACTTGTCCAGACTGACAAGGTTCCTGTAGACCAGTCTCAGGCACCTATTACCTTTACCACTGGAGGGAAGGGTTCCCTCAAGCTTAATATGCAGCCTGTATTAGAGAAGTATCAAGCATATTCTGTCTATCGAGATGGCAGGTTAATCGCGAATAAAGCAACTTCCGCTTCGTTTGAGGATTATGGCAAAAGCGGATCAATAAAGTATACAATTTATCCATGGCTCAATGGAACCATGCTTAGGGATAAAGTAAATGAAACGATTGTATCGATTTCCAGTCCGGTGATTCCCGACCTCGATAACTCAGTATGGTACAGCCGGAACATGATGTACCTATATTCAGTGAATATACTAAAAGGGGACGCCTTCAACCAGCTGCATCCTGCAAATAATGTGACCCGGGCAGAAGCGATAGCCATGCTGGGCAGAGCGCTTGGGCTGAATGGCACACAAAGAGCGACAAGGTTCTCCGATGTACCGAGCAGCAGCTTCGCATCCGGATTTATACAATCAGCGTACGAACAAGGCATTATCAGCGGCCGGGCAGACAAAACCTTCCGCCCGAATGAATATGTATCACGCGCTGAAATGGCGATCATGCTGTCGAAAGCATACAAACTGCCAAACGCACCAACAGGAAGCTTCAGCGACGTCCCAGCAGGAATGGCCGGCTACCAGCAAATCTACAATCTAGCAGCAGCCAAAATCACAACAGGATACACAGACGGAACCTTCAAACCAAACGAAAAAATGCAAAGATCCACCTACTCCGTCTTCCTGTCCAAAGCCAACAATCCAGCACTAAAGTAA
- a CDS encoding HEAT repeat domain-containing protein: MEKEFMGQVNEFRLWASKHTRTAPAGEWETEYLRWESIYQDSAELVAGIPVSQWDHDILDNFLYILARDNECENILELLIQHPEQLIAIARHAVTYEDPDTRWQIAFGLGEIASNNEETRNLIRQFVKDEHEYVRRRASMAWEKKWPI, from the coding sequence TTGGAAAAGGAGTTCATGGGGCAGGTAAATGAGTTCAGGCTCTGGGCGAGTAAACACACACGAACGGCACCTGCTGGTGAGTGGGAGACGGAGTATCTCCGCTGGGAATCCATTTATCAGGATTCTGCTGAATTGGTCGCTGGTATCCCAGTAAGTCAATGGGACCATGATATACTGGATAACTTCCTCTATATCCTCGCTCGGGATAATGAATGTGAAAATATCTTAGAACTCCTCATTCAACATCCAGAACAGCTGATAGCCATTGCTCGCCATGCGGTAACTTATGAAGACCCTGATACAAGATGGCAGATTGCATTTGGACTTGGTGAAATTGCATCAAATAACGAGGAAACCCGTAACCTAATCAGACAGTTTGTGAAGGATGAACATGAGTATGTAAGAAGAAGAGCTTCTATGGCCTGGGAGAAAAAATGGCCTATTTAG
- a CDS encoding S-layer homology domain-containing protein, which produces MRKKFGVLALTFGLTVSSLLSYQQPKAYAQDDITGSALETEMRAMIAEKVIQGYGEGVYKPNLNVSRGQFATFISRALKLPEGPHVFSDVPLSSGLAHGINSATAAGIIMGYTPTTFGPNEQISREQAAAMIDRAFNYMQISREDAVLNFSDANEINSNFKMAVAKNSRDGLIKGLSNGDGTYKFLPKKTATRQEAAAFIYRMLNKMEEAQIPEEPGEAGAAGYKVATIQSNGELVYSSKTYSSFDAAKTAATANNQVVTVNEQIVEMNAGLVWSKPVLGKALTYIYKDSSLSSSFTYLPAGQEMKYVDATENYVKVILAGKTVYVKHEEVSMVPLQLIEGRNYYSVNSKGELVHSIFDPVKKSYVSYTMGFAPSFMAQGQNYYSWDGGQFMNTTGNVVGTAYQYFNYLPARTETVYTAEELNRYIDSVLAEKEALFTSNPTTFARYKNATTASKIKGLGAYLKEAEVKHNINALLILGMAMHESDFGMSKYALERNNLFGIKAYDSNTDLAEQFTTPNEAIDALADRYLNKNYINPVGSHANGAATGNKARGFNVKYASDPFWGQKIAGHMHRVDMFLGKKDRGASAYRIGQTTVDGVNARVNPGTESALVYANKNTGSPVAILGSVKHTDNYEWLKIMSDAAAQNEVYIRSDLITDLPIVK; this is translated from the coding sequence ATGAGGAAGAAATTTGGTGTGCTCGCCTTGACTTTCGGGTTGACAGTGAGCAGTTTATTGTCGTATCAGCAGCCAAAGGCTTATGCACAGGACGATATTACAGGCAGTGCCTTAGAGACAGAAATGCGCGCGATGATTGCTGAAAAAGTGATCCAAGGGTATGGAGAAGGCGTCTATAAACCGAATCTTAATGTGAGCCGCGGACAGTTTGCGACATTTATTTCACGGGCACTTAAATTACCTGAAGGTCCGCATGTGTTTTCTGATGTCCCGCTATCATCTGGTCTAGCACATGGCATTAACAGTGCCACAGCAGCGGGTATTATCATGGGATACACACCTACAACCTTCGGGCCAAATGAGCAGATCTCAAGAGAACAGGCAGCGGCGATGATAGACCGAGCGTTTAATTACATGCAAATTTCTCGTGAAGACGCAGTGTTGAATTTTTCCGATGCAAATGAAATCAACAGCAATTTCAAAATGGCTGTCGCTAAAAACTCAAGGGATGGTTTGATAAAGGGTCTTTCAAATGGCGATGGTACATACAAGTTCTTGCCTAAAAAGACGGCAACTCGCCAGGAAGCAGCTGCTTTTATCTATCGTATGCTAAACAAAATGGAAGAAGCACAAATTCCTGAAGAACCAGGTGAAGCAGGAGCAGCGGGTTATAAAGTGGCTACTATCCAGTCAAATGGTGAACTAGTTTACAGCTCTAAAACTTATTCAAGCTTTGATGCAGCTAAAACAGCAGCAACAGCAAATAACCAGGTAGTAACCGTTAATGAGCAAATAGTAGAAATGAATGCTGGACTGGTTTGGTCAAAGCCTGTTCTTGGCAAAGCATTGACTTATATATACAAAGATTCTAGTTTATCATCTTCATTTACGTACCTGCCAGCTGGACAGGAAATGAAATACGTGGATGCTACAGAGAATTATGTAAAAGTAATTCTTGCGGGCAAAACAGTCTACGTCAAGCATGAAGAGGTTTCGATGGTTCCTTTACAACTAATCGAAGGCAGAAACTACTATTCTGTTAACTCTAAGGGTGAATTAGTCCACTCGATCTTTGACCCTGTAAAAAAATCATATGTATCCTATACAATGGGATTTGCACCTAGCTTCATGGCTCAAGGTCAGAATTATTATAGCTGGGATGGCGGCCAGTTCATGAATACGACTGGAAACGTAGTGGGAACTGCTTATCAGTATTTCAACTATTTACCGGCCCGTACTGAAACTGTATACACTGCCGAAGAGTTAAATAGGTATATTGATAGTGTCCTAGCTGAAAAAGAGGCGCTATTCACATCGAATCCAACAACTTTCGCAAGATATAAGAACGCTACAACAGCGAGCAAAATCAAAGGGCTTGGAGCATACCTGAAAGAAGCAGAAGTGAAGCATAATATCAATGCCTTGCTTATTCTTGGAATGGCCATGCATGAAAGTGACTTTGGCATGAGCAAATATGCATTGGAGCGGAATAACCTGTTCGGAATTAAAGCGTATGACAGCAACACAGATCTTGCTGAACAATTTACTACACCAAATGAAGCCATTGATGCTCTTGCAGATCGATACTTGAACAAGAACTACATCAATCCTGTCGGTTCACACGCTAACGGCGCTGCCACAGGAAACAAGGCTCGCGGATTTAACGTTAAATACGCTTCAGATCCATTCTGGGGACAAAAAATTGCCGGTCATATGCATAGAGTCGACATGTTCTTAGGGAAAAAAGACCGTGGCGCAAGTGCATATCGTATCGGCCAAACAACAGTCGATGGAGTAAACGCAAGAGTAAATCCTGGAACAGAATCAGCATTAGTATATGCAAATAAAAACACAGGATCACCAGTAGCAATCCTAGGATCCGTCAAGCACACAGACAACTACGAATGGCTCAAGATCATGTCAGACGCAGCAGCGCAGAACGAAGTCTACATCCGCTCCGACCTGATCACAGACCTGCCAATCGTAAAATAA